From a single Ignavibacteria bacterium genomic region:
- a CDS encoding glycosyl hydrolase family 2: protein MKPLAFMLVALLLSSCSNAQIQSGKLSLPAIFSNNMVLQRNSDITIWGNGTPGKTVDVKTDWGQTASSVVSKEGKWSLKLKTPDAGGPHYLTVVSGSDSISYKNVLIGEVWLCSGQSNMEMPLGGWPPLDTIFTAAVEIPKANYPNLRFFTVERTTSVTPELDCKGTWSICTPQTASAFSATAFFFGKKLMNELNVPIGLIHSSWGGSPIEAWMGAKSLDKFPEYREFLAGMAKSKEESEKLKSWLEKLPQIDMSEKTGANRWENLDFKDAAFSTTAFDDSKWPVADMPADWMKFGFGNFDGVIWFRTKIDIPANWLNKELTLSLGPIDDMDATFVNGVKVGGYETEGHWQTERNYTIPANLVNSKRLVIAVRVLDNMQGGGMYGRTENFRLSLKDTKESVSIAGAWRYLPVAEFRNPKFYLYSGNNFDYASRPKVTSEINFHSPTVLHNGMITPIAPFKIRGAIWYQGESNTYNPGRYKELFPAMVENWRNLWGNELPFYYTQIAPYRYGEGTNSQLLREAQFQSLSVPKTGMAVTLDIGNIINIHPGNKKDVGERLALWALAKDYNRNIAYSGPVYKSFVTEQDKIILTFGHAEGIKLVPKNGSLNFQIAGADKVFHEADAKISGSTVVVSSPKVKAPVAVRYCWSDTSEATLFNGAGLPASSFRTDNWK, encoded by the coding sequence CTGAAGCCACTTGCATTTATGCTGGTGGCTTTACTTCTCTCTTCATGCTCGAATGCACAGATTCAATCGGGCAAACTGTCCCTCCCGGCAATATTCTCCAACAATATGGTGTTGCAGAGAAACAGTGACATCACGATTTGGGGAAATGGAACCCCCGGGAAAACTGTCGATGTAAAAACGGACTGGGGACAAACTGCGAGCAGTGTTGTATCCAAAGAAGGAAAGTGGAGCCTGAAGCTAAAAACTCCCGATGCAGGTGGTCCGCATTATTTAACTGTTGTCAGCGGTTCTGATTCGATCTCATATAAAAATGTATTGATCGGGGAAGTGTGGCTATGTTCCGGCCAATCGAATATGGAGATGCCTCTGGGTGGATGGCCGCCTCTTGATACAATCTTCACTGCTGCAGTCGAAATTCCAAAGGCGAACTATCCCAATTTGCGGTTTTTTACTGTTGAGAGAACCACCTCGGTCACGCCGGAACTCGATTGTAAAGGTACCTGGAGCATTTGTACACCACAAACGGCATCCGCTTTCAGTGCTACTGCATTTTTCTTCGGAAAAAAATTGATGAATGAACTCAATGTCCCGATTGGATTGATTCACTCAAGCTGGGGCGGATCCCCAATTGAAGCCTGGATGGGGGCAAAATCGCTCGATAAATTTCCCGAATACAGGGAATTTTTGGCCGGCATGGCAAAAAGCAAGGAAGAATCTGAAAAACTAAAATCATGGCTCGAAAAGCTTCCGCAAATCGACATGAGTGAGAAAACAGGTGCCAACAGATGGGAAAATCTTGATTTTAAGGATGCTGCCTTCTCCACAACCGCCTTCGATGACTCAAAATGGCCCGTTGCAGACATGCCCGCAGACTGGATGAAATTTGGCTTTGGCAATTTTGACGGAGTAATATGGTTCAGAACAAAAATTGATATCCCGGCTAACTGGTTAAATAAAGAGCTCACTCTTTCCCTCGGTCCAATCGATGATATGGATGCAACATTCGTAAATGGCGTCAAAGTCGGTGGATACGAAACTGAAGGTCACTGGCAGACGGAACGAAATTACACAATTCCTGCAAATCTTGTCAATTCGAAGAGACTCGTTATTGCTGTCCGTGTTCTTGACAATATGCAAGGGGGTGGAATGTACGGACGGACTGAAAATTTTCGTTTGTCTTTGAAAGATACAAAGGAATCTGTTTCAATCGCTGGAGCCTGGAGATATCTTCCCGTGGCTGAATTCAGGAATCCGAAATTTTATCTCTATTCGGGCAATAATTTCGATTACGCTTCAAGACCTAAGGTAACTTCGGAAATAAATTTTCACTCCCCGACTGTCCTCCACAACGGCATGATCACACCGATAGCTCCCTTCAAAATCCGCGGAGCCATCTGGTATCAGGGGGAATCGAATACTTACAATCCCGGTCGGTATAAAGAGCTTTTTCCCGCGATGGTGGAAAACTGGAGAAACCTCTGGGGTAACGAGCTTCCTTTTTATTATACCCAGATTGCCCCTTACAGATATGGCGAAGGCACCAACTCCCAGCTCCTGAGGGAAGCACAATTTCAATCATTGTCGGTACCCAAAACAGGCATGGCAGTAACTCTCGATATCGGAAATATCATTAATATCCACCCCGGGAACAAAAAGGATGTTGGCGAGAGGCTAGCACTTTGGGCACTTGCGAAGGATTATAACAGAAATATCGCGTACTCAGGACCCGTCTATAAATCATTTGTCACTGAGCAGGATAAAATTATCCTGACATTTGGCCATGCCGAAGGAATAAAACTGGTTCCAAAAAACGGCAGTCTTAACTTTCAAATAGCGGGAGCAGACAAGGTATTCCATGAAGCAGATGCGAAAATTAGCGGTTCAACTGTCGTTGTATCTTCCCCCAAAGTGAAAGCACCCGTTGCAGTAAGGTATTGCTGGAGCGACACTTCCGAAGCTACACTCTTTAACGGGGCGGGACTTCCGGCATCCTCATTCAGGACAGACAATTGGAAG